From a single Eremothecium sinecaudum strain ATCC 58844 chromosome III, complete sequence genomic region:
- the SEC31 gene encoding Sec31p (Syntenic homolog of Ashbya gossypii ADR090W; Syntenic homolog of Saccharomyces cerevisiae YDL195W (SEC31)) has protein sequence MVKLIEYPRTATFAWSHDKLPILATGTASGTVDADFSSASTLEFWSILSKDNSKPDAVINADAKFNDLDWSKDNEILAGALENGVVEFFNPVEKKSTAKIAKHSAGVRTVRFNSKQSNLLVSGGSQSEIFVWDVNKVSTQGYSPFGPGKAMTPVDEVQSLSWNQTLAHVFASAGSSGYVSIWDLKAKKEVIHLSYTSPTSGLKNQLSVVEWHPNNSTKVAAATGNDNEPTILVWDLRNANTPLQVLSQGHNKGILSLDWCHHDERLMLSSGRDNTCVLWNPEEGQKLTQYPTRGNWCFKTKFAPEAPELFASASFDNKIQIQTLQNLENKLDLDETAYKQQESEAEFWSNVSQNESNEKPTISKLQAPAWYGNRSAAAQWAFGGKLVSVTADGKGVSITTPSIEGFEKNTMLDAALESKDFVPIINKRLANTIDSTNEEDWSLLESLSMDGKVTYLSEAMSLDDKDEDDVESSQDQQGDFFNNLTAGFTPKGSFQLDLSKPNLTDNLLNGKLDKAVNATLKEGLLLESLVIALNSNDPTLKQRVNNAYFAKYAESSSLARTLYSIAEKNVEDLVDNVEVSQWKHIVKAINTYVDEEHKDELLVRLGDRLFENKQRQDALVLYLAGNSLDKVASIWLKELPALEHKLSSEKATLNEAHMKCLTEFVERFTVLSNYLNERPETKLTNNELISKFLEFVNMTASSGDFDLALKFLDNLPGDNPQVKTERQRVLIASGRFPQRKSNVGKPKYVASQQAMGAASASIGGPTSAKPFAERPPAFAPGVSNTLNSSFQPPIGRTNTFGAPSYPTGPVAPPNRYAPSSVSPSQNTPSNPPVQLATPGNPYAPPSNAVNSFSGNNNPYATPSMMSTPASPAATPYSASPYSKGYYNSNTPVPAVDPSSRVMSGQTPRLNKNANNGWNDLPEIIKEKTSRAKPVSTAPINSVTPANQLGVQPGSAAIPPPPLSRVTSTSSVPTGAPPLNRASSNPSTPSMPPPPPSKLSRGPSLAQPNVVLNEQPSINPYAPPQAKNPSFSTPSNPYAPPTSNVNPRSSPLPVASQAMSSPPTNPYAQQGPTVHAPSKAIPGPPPKAMARKTNVSGKDISSANDLLTSMQRGPNGAAAFSPQQQTAPPPVKKSVSPTSQVTPETFETPSAYKPIVDFLSEELARVTPLVPAEFGKQLKDCNKRLKILFNHLEKQDLLTQPTVDKLHHLVNLLKEHKYSEASAVHVDIATNHAQEAGNWLTGVKRLIGLAEATSN, from the coding sequence ATGGTAAAGCTAATTGAATATCCTCGTACAGCTACTTTCGCATGGTCGCACGATAAATTGCCGATCTTGGCTACGGGTACTGCCTCAGGGACGGTAGATGCAGACTTTTCAAGCGCATCAACACTTGAGTTTTGGTCGATTCTATCAAAAGATAATAGCAAGCCCGATGCTGTTATTAATGCAGATGCAAAGTTTAACGACTTAGATTGGAGTAAGGACAATGAAATTTTGGCGGGGGCGTTAGAGAACGGGGTTGTTGAGTTCTTCAACCCGGTGGAAAAAAAGTCTACGGCGAAGATCGCGAAACATTCAGCTGGGGTTCGCACGGTTCGTTTTAACAGCAAACAAAGTAATTTGCTCGTTTCAGGAGGTAGCCAAAGTGAGATTTTTGTTTGGGATGTAAACAAGGTGTCTACTCAGGGGTATAGTCCTTTTGGACCCGGTAAGGCAATGACACCCGTAGATGAAGTGCAATCACTATCATGGAATCAGACATTGGCTCATGTGTTTGCATCTGCGGGTTCATCGGGCTATGTTTCCATTTGGGATCTGAAGGCCAAGAAAGAGGTTATTCACCTAAGTTATACATCTCCTACATCTGGGTTAAAGAACCAATTATCAGTTGTGGAATGGCATCCTAATAATTCCACCAAGGTTGCTGCTGCTACTGGAAACGATAATGAGCCTACGATTCTTGTATGGGATCTAAGAAATGCTAACACGCCATTACAGGTACTGTCGCAGGGTCATAATAAGGGTATTCTCTCTCTAGATTGGTGTCACCACGATGAGCGCCTCATGCTTTCAAGTGGTCGTGATAACACTTGTGTTTTATGGAATCCTGAAGAGGGCCAAAAGTTGACTCAGTATCCAACTCGCGGGAACTGGTGCTTTAAAACGAAGTTTGCACCAGAAGCCCCAGAGTTGTTTGCGAGTGCCTCATTCGATAACAAAATTCAGATCCAAACGCTACAAAATTTGGAAAACAAACTGGATTTGGACGAGACAGCATATAAACAGCAGGAATCTGAAGCAGAATTTTGGAGTAATGTATCTCAAAATGAATCCAATGAAAAGCCCACAATTAGCAAACTACAGGCGCCTGCATGGTATGGTAACAGATCTGCAGCTGCGCAATGGGCGTTCGGCGGTAAGCTGGTTTCCGTTACCGCTGACGGTAAAGGTGTTTCAATAACAACTCCATCCATTGAAGGTTTTGAGAAGAATACAATGCTAGATGCAGCATTAGAGTCAAAGGACTTTGTACCTATCATAAACAAGAGATTAGCAAACACTATTGACAGTACAAATGAAGAGGACTGGTCATTATTAGAAAGCTTGTCTATGGATGGCAAAGTTACATACTTATCGGAGGCCATGTCTTTGGATGATAAGGATGAAGATGATGTAGAATCTTCCCAAGATCAGCAAGGtgatttttttaataatCTAACTGCTGGTTTTACCCCTAAAGGTTCTTTCCAATTGGATTTGTCAAAGCCTAATTTAACTGATAATTTATTAAACGGCAAGTTAGATAAGGCAGTCAACGCCACTTTAAAAGAAGGCTTGTTACTAGAGTCGCTAGTGATAGCTTTGAACTCTAATGATCCTACTCTAAAACAGCGCGTGAACAATGCGTATTTCGCAAAGTATGCGGAGTCTTCCTCGTTAGCAAGGACTTTGTATTCAATTGCAGAGAAAAATGTAGAAGACTTGGTTGATAATGTGGAGGTTTCACAATGGAAGCATATTGTAAAGGCCATTAATACCTACGTTGATGAAGAACATAAAGATGAACTTTTGGTTAGATTGGGTGATAGattatttgaaaataaaCAAAGACAGGATGCTTTGGTTTTATATTTGGCAGGTAACTCCTTGGATAAGGTTGCGTCGATATGGTTGAAAGAGCTGCCTGCTTTGGAACACAAGTTGAGTTCTGAAAAAGCCACTTTGAATGAGGCTCATATGAAGTGTTTAACTGAATTTGTCGAGAGATTCACCGTGTTATCCAATTATTTGAATGAGCGGCCCGAAACTAAATTAACTAATAATGAGCTAATCTCAAAATTCTTAGAGTTCGTTAACATGACTGCATCCAGCGGTGATTTTGACTTGGCATTGAAATTCTTGGACAATTTACCGGGTGATAATCCTCAAGTGAAGACTGAAAGGCAACGTGTTTTAATTGCTTCGGGAAGGTTTCCTCAAAGAAAATCGAACGTTGGAAAACCCAAGTACGTAGCTTCTCAACAAGCAATGGGTGCAGCATCTGCTTCAATTGGTGGCCCTACCTCTGCTAAGCCATTTGCAGAACGCCCACCTGCATTTGCTCCTGGCGTTTCAAATACATTGAATTCAAGTTTCCAACCCCCAATTGGCAGAACGAATACGTTCGGGGCTCCTAGCTACCCAACTGGTCCTGTTGCACCACCTAACAGATATGCGCCATCTTCTGTATCGCCTTCTCAAAATACACCAAGCAATCCTCCTGTCCAGTTAGCAACACCAGGCAATCCATACGCTCCACCTTCTAACGCTGTAAACTCATTTTCAGGCAACAACAACCCATATGCAACACCATCGATGATGTCTACCCCAGCGTCCCCAGCAGCAACTCCATATTCGGCTTCACCTTACTCCAAGGGATATTATAATTCGAATACACCAGTACCCGCAGTCGATCCATCTTCCAGGGTTATGTCTGGACAAACTCCACGTTTGAACAAAAATGCGAATAATGGTTGGAATGATTTACCAGAGATCATCAAGGAGAAAACCAGTAGAGCTAAACCGGTGTCGACCGCTCCTATAAATTCCGTAACTCCTGCTAATCAGCTAGGTGTCCAACCTGGATCAGCAGCAATTCCACCACCACCGTTGTCAAGAGTTACTTCCACGTCAAGCGTACCTACGGGCGCGCCACCTTTGAACAGAGCTTCGTCGAACCCTAGTACACCATCGATGCCCCCCCCACCACCATCTAAATTGTCGAGAGGGCCATCCTTGGCTCAACCAAATGTTGTTTTGAATGAGCAACCTTCCATTAACCCCTATGCACCACCTCAGGCGAAAAATCCTTCGTTTTCTACACCTTCAAACCCATATGCCCCCCCTACGTCCAATGTAAACCCACGCAGTAGTCCACTTCCAGTAGCCTCCCAGGCTATGTCTTCTCCGCCAACTAACCCATACGCTCAACAGGGTCCTACTGTTCACGCCCCTTCCAAAGCTATCCCTGGCCCCCCACCAAAAGCAATGGCAAGGAAGACGAACGTCAGCGGCAAGGATATAAGTTCAGCGAATGATTTACTCACTTCAATGCAGAGAGGTCCTAACGGCGCCGCGGCATTTTCTCCGCAGCAACAGACAGCGCCACCTCCTGTTAAGAAAAGTGTTTCCCCAACGTCACAGGTAACACCTGAGACATTTGAGACGCCATCTGCGTACAAGCCAATAGTCGATTTCCTCAGCGAAGAGTTGGCTCGTGTTACACCGTTGGTTCCAGCCGAATTCGGAAAGCAATTAAAGGACTGTAACAAGAGATTGAAGATCTTGTTTAATCATCTTGAAAAGCAGGATCTCTTAACTCAGCCTACCGTCGATAAACTTCACCACCTCGTCAATCTATTGAAAGAACATAAATATTCTGAAGCCTCGGCTGTTCATGTCGATATTGCAACCAACCACGCACAGGAGGCAGGAAACTGGTTGACAGG